Part of the Flavobacterium sp. MDT1-60 genome, TATACCACACTGGCTTAATGAAATAAAGTTTGGTGATTGGGGATTGATGCTTTTTGTTTTTCATCGCTCTAATAAAAAAATGATGATACTTAAGGACTGTATGAGTGTTTATAGAGTTCATTTTGGAGGAATACATGGTTCTTTAAAAGAGGATAATCAATCACTGGTAAAGGCTTATAAAATGCACTTGGAGTTTATTGAACTAGTCAGTGATAAGCTGTTTTTAAAAAAAGAATTTTCAAAAGAATTTTCAAAGAAAAAAATAAACGTTTATTTAATAATTGCAAGTCTATATAAAAAACATGATCTTTTAAATTATTTTAAATTTAGGCTTGGATATTTTCTTTTAAAATTAAAACAAAAGATTTTATATAGTAAATAATGCAAAAAATCCTTTTCATCTCACATGACGCTTCAAGAACAGGGGCTCCTATTTTACTTTTAAATTTGGTAAAGCTTCTATTGACTTTTAATGAATATGAAGTAAACTTTCTTTTAAAAAAGGGTGGAGACTTGGAAAATGAGTTTAAAAACTTAGCACCAACTTACTTTCTATATCAGCAAAAAAGAACAAAATTTAATTATCTTAAAAGTAAACTATTCAAAACCAAATCGCTATTAGAAGATAAAAAGTTTTTAAACCAATATCATCATATAATTTCGAATACTATAACCAACGGAGATATTTTAGAAAAAATAAGAAATAATTATAAAAATAAGATAATAAGTTATATTCACGAACTTGAAGTAGCAAGTAAAACCTATACAACTTCGAAGGCAATTGATATTGTTATCAAAAGTTCTGACAAGTTTTGGGTTCCAAGTAGCTTAGTAAAAGAATTTTTATACAAGGAGTTTAATATATTAGAAAATAATATTTTTAAAATGCCTTATTTCATAGAAAATAGAAACATTTTACCTTTTGATGATGGAGAAAATAAAAACAACTTTATTATAGGAGGATGTGGTACAATCGATTGGCGCAAAGGTCCTGATTTGTTTTTGCAGGTAGCTAACGAGTTATTCTTGAAACGTCCTAATGCTTCAATTGTTTTTAAATGGAAAGGAGCTAATAATGGGGTAGAATTAATGCGTTTACAATGTCAGATTAAAATGACTAATCTGGATGGAAAGATTTTTTTTGAATCGTCTTCAGATAAATTGGATTCTTTTTATAATGAAATTGACTTGTTTTTATTGACGTCTAGAGAAGATCCCTATCCATTAGTTATTTTAGAAGCAGCTCAATTTGCTAAACCATCAATTTGTTTTGATAAAGTTTGTGGTAGTAGTGATTTTATTAATAATAGCAATGGAGGAGAAATAATACCATTTTTAGATATATCGGCAACTGCAAATGCCATTTTAAAATTTTATGACAATTCAATCTATACAACTGAAAAAGGGCAAAACGCCAAGCAGTTTTTACTAAAAACCCATTCAAATAAGCAATATGTTTATAACGAATTTAAAAAAGCATTGCTATAATGAGTGATATAAAGCCTATAGCTATTTACTTACCTCAATTCCATCCCATTCCTGAAAATGATTTATGGTGGGGTAAAGGTTTTACTGAATGGACTAACGTGACTAAAGCTAAACCACGATTTGAGGGACATTATCAACCTCATTTGCCGTCGGATTTAGGTTTTTATGATTTACGATTGGAAGAGACTCGTATAGCTCAGGAATCATTAGCGAAACAATATGGAGTCCATGGATTTTGCTATTATCATTATTGGTTTAATGGGAAACGTGTTTTAAATGAACCAATTGATAGAAAAATGCAAAATCCAAAGGAAGATTTACCATTTTTGCTATGTTGGGCAAATGAAAACTGGACCAGAGCTTGGGATGGTAGTTTACAAGATGTTTTGTTGGAACAAAATTATTCAGAAACTGACGATAGGGAACACATTAGATTTTTGTTAACTTATTTTAAAGATGATAGATATATTAGAGTAAAAAATAAACCTTTTTTTATTTTTTATAAACCAGATTTGTTTCCAGATATGGCGAGTACAATTGCTATTTTTAGGGAAGAGGCTGCAAAGGAAGGTGTTGAACTGTATTTAGGCTGTTTTGAAAGATGGATTGGATGGGATAAAGAGAAGATGTTAGAATTTGATTTTGATGCAATAATTGAATTTCAACCTTTATCAAAGTCAATGAAGAAATTTATAAATCAATTGGAAAAAAGGAAGCAAACAATTGTAAAACGCATTGAAAATAGATTACTTAGAAAATTTAAATTGAAGCGTAAAGTCAAAAACATAGACCTTAAAGTAGATTATAAAAAATTTATTGATTTTGATATTAAAAATAATAATACCGGAGTTTACCCAGGAGTAACTCCAATGTGGGATAATTCTTCCAGACGAGTTGGGCAAAATGCAACTATGTTGCTTAATAGTACTCCTGAATTATTCGAATACTGGTATAAAAATAAAACGAAGCCTAAAAATTTCGAAAGTTTAGATGATTCATTTGTATTTATTAATGCATGGAATGAATGGGCAGAAGGTAATCATTTAGAGCCATGCCAAAAATGGGGGAAATCTTATCTTGAAGCATTGTTATGAAAATTGTAGTTGTAATAGTGACCTACAATCCTGGAAAATGGATTGAAAAATGCTTGAATAGTTTGCTACTGAGTACGATTGAGGTTGAGATTTTAATCGTTGATAACAATTCTACAGATGGTTTTCAAGAAATAATAAATTCCAGTTATCCTCAAGTAGAATTTATACAGTGCATAAAAAATTTCGGTTTCGGAGCGGCTAATAATATTGGTATTAAAAAAGCATATGATAATAGTGCTGATTTCGTTTTTTTATTAAATCAGGATGCGTGGGTGAAATCCGATACTATTGAAAAATTAATTTTTGCCCAACAAAATGAACCTGAGTTTGGCATTGTAAGCCCTATACATTTGAACGGTAAAGGAGAAGATTTAGATTATAATTTTTCTAATTATATTATCCCTTCTAAATGTAAAGGATTGTATTCAGATATTTATTTGAATAAAGTAAAATCGAGTATTTATTTAGTGAATTTCGTAAATGCAGCTGGCTGGTTATTATCACGTAAATGTATTGAGACAGTTGGCGGGTTTAATCCTTCTTTTTTCCATTATGGTGAAGATGATAATTATATAGAGCGAGCACATTTCCATCAATTTAAAGTTGGAGTTTTAGCAACTGTAGTATTATTTCATGATAGAGAAGAACGAAATAGTAGTTTTCATTTTGAAGATTTACAATTGATTTATAAACGAAGAGTAATATTAAAGGCTTCTAATCCTTTTAATCAGTTTTCATTTCAATCAGAAAACAAAAAACTCTATAAATTTGCTATTAAAGCTATCTTTTCATTTAGATTTAAACTGGTTTTCAAAATTATTTCACAAATAAAAACGTTAAATAGTTTAGATAAAAATGCTATTTTAAATAGAAGAAACGAAAGTAAAAAAAACAATCTAACATTCTTAAATTAGTGTAGCAGAATAATGAATAATCCTCATTTCTCATATTAGTAGCTAATAATAATAAAGGGCATTTTAAGAACTGTTAAATGTTTATTTTATACAGGTTGTAGTAAATAACAGAGTTTAAGGGTTTAGCTTTTTAGGAAATGAATATAAAAAGAATTCAAAATAGATTTTAGATTAATAAAT contains:
- a CDS encoding glycosyltransferase family 4 protein; this encodes MQKILFISHDASRTGAPILLLNLVKLLLTFNEYEVNFLLKKGGDLENEFKNLAPTYFLYQQKRTKFNYLKSKLFKTKSLLEDKKFLNQYHHIISNTITNGDILEKIRNNYKNKIISYIHELEVASKTYTTSKAIDIVIKSSDKFWVPSSLVKEFLYKEFNILENNIFKMPYFIENRNILPFDDGENKNNFIIGGCGTIDWRKGPDLFLQVANELFLKRPNASIVFKWKGANNGVELMRLQCQIKMTNLDGKIFFESSSDKLDSFYNEIDLFLLTSREDPYPLVILEAAQFAKPSICFDKVCGSSDFINNSNGGEIIPFLDISATANAILKFYDNSIYTTEKGQNAKQFLLKTHSNKQYVYNEFKKALL
- a CDS encoding glycosyltransferase family 2 protein, encoding MKIVVVIVTYNPGKWIEKCLNSLLLSTIEVEILIVDNNSTDGFQEIINSSYPQVEFIQCIKNFGFGAANNIGIKKAYDNSADFVFLLNQDAWVKSDTIEKLIFAQQNEPEFGIVSPIHLNGKGEDLDYNFSNYIIPSKCKGLYSDIYLNKVKSSIYLVNFVNAAGWLLSRKCIETVGGFNPSFFHYGEDDNYIERAHFHQFKVGVLATVVLFHDREERNSSFHFEDLQLIYKRRVILKASNPFNQFSFQSENKKLYKFAIKAIFSFRFKLVFKIISQIKTLNSLDKNAILNRRNESKKNNLTFLN
- a CDS encoding glycoside hydrolase family 99-like domain-containing protein, which gives rise to MSDIKPIAIYLPQFHPIPENDLWWGKGFTEWTNVTKAKPRFEGHYQPHLPSDLGFYDLRLEETRIAQESLAKQYGVHGFCYYHYWFNGKRVLNEPIDRKMQNPKEDLPFLLCWANENWTRAWDGSLQDVLLEQNYSETDDREHIRFLLTYFKDDRYIRVKNKPFFIFYKPDLFPDMASTIAIFREEAAKEGVELYLGCFERWIGWDKEKMLEFDFDAIIEFQPLSKSMKKFINQLEKRKQTIVKRIENRLLRKFKLKRKVKNIDLKVDYKKFIDFDIKNNNTGVYPGVTPMWDNSSRRVGQNATMLLNSTPELFEYWYKNKTKPKNFESLDDSFVFINAWNEWAEGNHLEPCQKWGKSYLEALL